The following is a genomic window from Amycolatopsis cihanbeyliensis.
CTGGCTGAAGATCCGCACCGGCGAGGTGGACACCGCGCTGGTATACGGGTTCGGCAAGTCCTCGGCGGGCCGGCTGCGCCGGGTACTCGCGCTGCAGCTCGACCCGTACCTGGTTGCTCCACTGTGGCCGGATTCGATCGGCATCGCGGGGATACAGGCCAGGATGGGCATCGAGGCCGGCCTGTGGAGCGAGCGGGAGATGGCCGAGGTCGCCGCGCGCAGCCGCGCCGACGCCCGGGCCAACCCGGTCGCCCAGCTCTCCGGCGAGGTCGAGGCGGCCACCCTGCTGGAACGGCCGATGTTCGCCGATCCGTTGCGGGAACACGATATCGCCCCGGTGACCGACGGGGCGGCCGTGCTGGTGCTCGCCGCCGCGGACCGGGCGGGGGAGCTCGCCGATCGACCCGCGGTGATCACCGGCATCGAGCATCGGGTGGACTCCCCCGCGCTCGGCGCCAGGGACCTGACCCGTTCACCCTCGGCCGGGGCGGCCGGGGCGGCCGCGGGCGGGGACGGCGTGCAGCTCGCCGAGCTGCACGCGCCGTTCACCCATCAGGAGATCATCCTGCGCCGGGCGCTCGGCCTCGGGGCGAACGTGGGGGTGAACCCCTCCGGCGGAGTGCTGGTCGGGAACCCGATGTTCGCGGCGGGGCTCGCCCGGATCGGGGAGGCCGCGGGGCAGATCCTGCTCGGCAATGCCGACCGGGTGCTCGCCCACGCGACGAGCGGCCCGGCATTGCAACAGAATCTGGTGGCGGTACTGGAGGGGCGCGACTGATGGGCAAACGACTCGCCGCCGTGCTCGGCACCGGGCAGACGCACCACAGGGCGAAGCGGACCGACGTGTCCATGCCGGGGCTGCTGCGCGAGGCGATCGACAGGGCGATGGCCGACGCCGAGGTCGAATGGGCGGACATCGACGCCGTGGTACTCGGCAAGGCGCCGGACCTGTTCGAGGGCGTGATGATGCCGGAACTGTTCCTCGCCGACGCCCTCGGCGCCACCGGCAAACCGCTGCTGCGGGTGCACACCGCGGGCTCGGTCGGCGGATCCACCGCGCTGGTCGCCGCCAGCCTGGTGCAGTCCGGGGTGCACCGCCGGGTGCTGACGGTGGCGTTCGAGAAGCAGTCCGAGTCCAACGCGATGTGG
Proteins encoded in this region:
- a CDS encoding thiolase domain-containing protein; translated protein: MNDVAVVGFAQSRNVRHSDGTTNGVEMLVPLLAEVFEQTSLSKEDIGFWCSGSSDYLAGRAFSFIAAVDALGAFPPMHESHVEMDAAWALYEAWLKIRTGEVDTALVYGFGKSSAGRLRRVLALQLDPYLVAPLWPDSIGIAGIQARMGIEAGLWSEREMAEVAARSRADARANPVAQLSGEVEAATLLERPMFADPLREHDIAPVTDGAAVLVLAAADRAGELADRPAVITGIEHRVDSPALGARDLTRSPSAGAAGAAAGGDGVQLAELHAPFTHQEIILRRALGLGANVGVNPSGGVLVGNPMFAAGLARIGEAAGQILLGNADRVLAHATSGPALQQNLVAVLEGRD